The Cyanobacteriota bacterium sequence GGAACACGCTGACGGTGGAAGGCTTCAATGCGCTGATGGGCAAGGCGAATGGCATTTAACACATCCTTAGAAACCTGTTGGTAGGCTGCATCTAATTCAGAACCACTGATGCGCAAATCCTCTACTCGCAGGGTTTGGTGATCAAACTCAGCCGTGTAGTCTAGCAGGGCACGATCGCCCTGACGCTTGACCGTCTGCAAAATTTCTCGAACTGTTGCCTCTTTGTGAACCATCTGCTCATCATTCGTGCGATCGCAGATGCGCCGTAGCTCAGTCAATGCTTCAGTTCGCTGCGTAACGATTCGTAGCATAGCGTCAGAACAATAAGTCCTTAGAAAAGTCCTTAAACACTGCTCAGTGATTTCTGTACATCAGGCAACTACCGCTCTAGCCTAGCCTAAGTTAAAGCCAACCCTGAGTACTCCTCTAGCTTAACCTGAAATTTCAGGACAAAGTGTTAGTCTATGTCAACTTCTACAATTACAGCCACCCTAGCAACTAGCCTACCAGAGCAAACTGGCTGAAGTAATGCAAAATAATAAGCAACACGTCACGAGAGTAGCCATGGACATCAAGTCTCTAATTCGAGAGGTTCCAGATTTTCCCAAACCCGGCATCCTGTTTAAAGACATTACAACCCTGCTAGGTAATACTGAAGGTCTAGCACACACCATCAACATGTTGGCAGACCGCTGTGCAGGATTAGGGGCAACTGCCATCGTAGGGATTGAATCGAGAGGCTTTATTTTTGGGGCACCGCTGGCCTACAGACTGGGTGTGGGCTTTGTGCCTGTGCGCAAACCTGGCAAACTTCCGGCTGCGGTTCATAGTGTCGAATACGCGCTGGAATATGGCAGCGATCGCCTAGAGATGCACCAAGATGCCCTTAAATCTAGCGATCGTGTACTTATTGTCGATGATGTGCTTGCTACTGGAGGCACGGCTGCGGCTACCGCCACACTGGTCAAACAAGCTGGCTGCCAACTGGTAGGGTTTGCCTTCGTGATTGAATTACTCGCCCTAAATGGACGACAAAAGTTATTTGACGCACCAATTGTGACCTTAGTTGATTACTAAACTACTGGTCAGTTATTGCCGGGAGCTTGCATCTGTGCCTATTCTTGAACATTGGATAGCCCTCATGGTCGGTGGCTTGCTATCTGGTATCTTAGCGGGCTTGCTTGGGATCGGCGGAGGTGCGCTGCTTGGCCCTTTACTAATTATTCTTAACTATCCAGAGGTTAAGTCTTTTGCCACTAGCGGCTTTGCGATTGTAATCACATCAGCTAGCGGCACAATCGAGAACTGGCGCAGAGGATACATCAACCTTCGTCAAGTCCTGAGCTTAGGATTTCCTGCGTTAATCACTGCCCAAGTTGGTGTTTTTATGGCTAATTGGGCTAAAGCCTTTCCCCACATGCTTTTAGTAGCTTTTGGTGTTTTAAGCTTAGCCAATATCTACCTCATCGATCTCAAAAACCAGTTAGCTCGGCAACAACAACGAGCAGAATCCCAAGCATTCGATGCTTACCACAACCACAAGTACAATCATCGCGATCGCTCTCAGCGTTTTTGGCTCCATCCCTTCTGGGCAAGAATTAGCACGGGTAGCATTGCTGGACTGTTAGCAGGCTTGTTTGGCATTGGTGGTGGCGTGGTTATGGTGCCGATGCAAATCCTATTGTTAGGAGAAGCCATCAAGCCAGCTATTCAGACT is a genomic window containing:
- a CDS encoding adenine phosphoribosyltransferase translates to MDIKSLIREVPDFPKPGILFKDITTLLGNTEGLAHTINMLADRCAGLGATAIVGIESRGFIFGAPLAYRLGVGFVPVRKPGKLPAAVHSVEYALEYGSDRLEMHQDALKSSDRVLIVDDVLATGGTAAATATLVKQAGCQLVGFAFVIELLALNGRQKLFDAPIVTLVDY
- a CDS encoding sulfite exporter TauE/SafE family protein translates to MVGGLLSGILAGLLGIGGGALLGPLLIILNYPEVKSFATSGFAIVITSASGTIENWRRGYINLRQVLSLGFPALITAQVGVFMANWAKAFPHMLLVAFGVLSLANIYLIDLKNQLARQQQRAESQAFDAYHNHKYNHRDRSQRFWLHPFWARISTGSIAGLLAGLFGIGGGVVMVPMQILLLGEAIKPAIQTSLGVVVITAISATLGHALSGNILWIEGVVLGLGGLVGAQISTRLLPKLPDRVVSALFRSYLAILAVYI